The Brassica napus cultivar Da-Ae chromosome C4 unlocalized genomic scaffold, Da-Ae chrC04_Random_6, whole genome shotgun sequence genome segment TTTGAAACTATCATTTTTCTTGATGTTACAATTTCAATTtcatttcaatttcaatttcattttCAGGATGTTGCAATTTAATGAGATCATGTTGCAATTTCAATTTCATGTTATCGTCaaccacaaaataaataaacgaAAGTTTGGAGTTTTACAAGTCTTAGACAAACCACAAAATAAGACTTGTAAGCCTATTCGCCGAAGCAAAGAACGGAAAACAACAGGAAAAGACCGACCATAAATGAGGAAAAGACCGACAATCCAAAACACTTAAACATAGAATTCTTCAAACTTTCTAACAACCCCATCGTCATTATCGTCATCCACTATCTCTTTGTTCTCCAAATTCCTTTTCATTTCTGAGATGCTTTTAATTAATTGCTCAATCACTCTGGTCTTCTGCCTGATCTCATCTCGGGCTTCAATCAAAGCTCTTCTTTGCCATTTCGTACCTTCCTCTTCATCAAACCAAGAGAAGTAATTGCATTCATCTCCAAGCTGCCACAAGGtccaaatttgttttaaaatatatattccacATCTAAAGTTCAATTATCATAACATATCTCATACCCTAAAACGCGGACAGCTATAAAATCGTTGACCTGAGTTTTTGTCAGTCCAAGCTTGCGTTATATTCGCCGGTAAGCTACAAAACGCAATCTCCAACCATAATTTCGGCTCCTCGTCGAAGATCCCGAACCCACGTCCATCTTCGCTTTTTCCACCTTCGCTTTTTCCACCTTCGCTTTTTCCACCTGAGAATAGAAgaaaagagatagagagatcgaacgatcgagagagagagagagagagagaggtcgaAAGGAATAGAGAGTTGGAAGAAAGAGAGGTTgtaaaaagagaagagaaatagagaagatggaagtgggTTCGGGATCTTCGAAAGGGAAGAAATGAAGGAAGGAGAATGGATTTTGTAGGTTAGAGAGAAGAGAACGAGAGGTTT includes the following:
- the LOC125594783 gene encoding uncharacterized protein LOC125594783; its protein translation is GKSEGGKSEGGKSEDGRGFGIFDEEPKLWLEIAFCSLPANITQAWTDKNSGQRFYSCPRFRLGDECNYFSWFDEEEGTKWQRRALIEARDEIRQKTRVIEQLIKSISEMKRNLENKEIVDDDNDDGVVRKFEEFYV